From a single Lolium rigidum isolate FL_2022 chromosome 7, APGP_CSIRO_Lrig_0.1, whole genome shotgun sequence genomic region:
- the LOC124678378 gene encoding peroxidase 1-like, translated as MASRSSALAAINVVALLVLCGLPATTEAHTQFGAYNKTCPQAEEIVFKEMTAILAKSPDLAGPVLRLFSVDCLLGGCEGSILLNSTANNTAEKDAPLNKGLRGYDVVDSIKAKLEVACPGVVSCSDVLALAARDSVRITDGPYIPIPTGREDGNRSSAADVAPNSPKPGATVTDLITLFARFNLTAKDLAVLSGAHTIGRAHCSAFSPRLYNFNGSSNASSDPTLDANYTATLRGQCKAGDLATLVDLDPSSGTTFDLGYYRDVAASKGLLSTDAALLLDADTRAYVLRQANATANQEFFADFAVSFVNMSKIGVLTHHKGEIRRQCSVVNPPSAHSAAPLTTMRAHAVLLATSLISVLALALVL; from the exons ATGGCGTCGAGATCATCAGCTCTTGCTGCCATCAATGTCGTTGCGCTGCTTGTCCTGTGCGGCCTTCCGGCGACGACGGAGGCCCACACGCAGTTCGGGGCGTACAACAAGACGTGCCCCCAGGCGGAGGAGATCGTCTTCAAGGAGATGACCGCCATCCTGGCAAAGTCGCCGGACCTCGCCGGACCAGTTCTCCGGCTCTTCTCCGTCGACTGCTTGCTCGGA GGCTGCGAGGGGTCGATTCTTCTGAACTCGACTGCCAATAACACGGCGGAGAAGGACGCGCCGCTCAACAAGGGCCTCCGTGGCTACGACGTCGTCGACTCTATCAAGGCCAAGCTCGAGGTCGCCTGCCCCGGCGTCGTCTCCTGCTCAGACGTCCTCGCGCTCGCTGCGCGCGACTCCGTCCGCATC ACCGATGGGCCGTACATCCCGATTCCAACGGGGAGGGAGGACGGCAACAGGTCCTCCGCCGCCGACGTGGCCCCTAACTCTCCTAAGCCGGGCGCCACCGTCACCGACCTCATCACCCTCTTCGCCAGGTTCAACCTCACCGCCAAGGACCTCGCGGTCCTCTCCGGCGCGCACACCATCGGCAGGGCGCACTGCTCCGCCTTCTCGCCCCGCCTCTACAATTTCAACGGCAGCAGCAACGCCTCCTCCGATCCCACGCTCGACGCCAACTACACGGCGACTCTCCGCGGCCAGTGCAAGGCCGGCGACCTCGCCACCCTCGTCGACCTCGACCCCAGCAGCGGCACAACCTTCGACCTCGGATACTACAGGGACGTCGCGGCCAGCAAGGGCCTCCTCTCCACCGACGCCGCGCTGCTCCTAGACGCCGACACCAGGGCCTACGTGCTGCGACAGGCCAACGCCACCGCCAACCAAGAGTTCTTCGCCGACTTCGCCGTGTCCTTCGTCAACATGAGCAAGATCGGCGTGCTCACGCACCACAAGGGAGAGATTAGGAGGCAGTGTTCCGTCGTCAACCCGCCGTCGGCCCATTCCGCGGCGCCACTGACGACCATGAGAGCGCACGCAGTGCTCCTCGCGACCTCGCTGATTTCCGTGCTTGCTCTGGCGCTTGTGCTCTAG